A single region of the Sphingobium sp. TKS genome encodes:
- the tuf gene encoding elongation factor Tu, giving the protein MAKAKFERTKPHCNIGTIGHVDHGKTSLTAAITKVLAETGGATFVDYANIDKAPEERERGITISTAHVEYETEARHYAHVDCPGHADYVKNMITGAAQMDGAILVVSATDGPMPQTREHILLARQVGVPQLVVFMNKVDLVDDPEILELVELEIRELLSSYDFDGDNIPVIPGSAVKALDGTNDEIGKQAVLKLMEAVDTFIPQPERPIDKPFLMPIEDVFSISGRGTVVTGRVETGIVKVGEEVEIVGIKDTRKTTVTGVEMFRKLLDEGRAGDNIGALIRGVGREEVERGQVLAKPGTITPHTEFDAEVYVLSKEEGGRHTPFFANYRPQFYFRTTDVTGEVILPEGTEMVMPGDNVKLGVKLIAPIAMDQGLRFAIREGGRTVGAGVVGTISK; this is encoded by the coding sequence ATGGCTAAGGCTAAGTTTGAGCGGACCAAGCCGCACTGCAACATCGGCACCATCGGTCACGTCGACCATGGCAAGACCTCGCTGACCGCAGCGATCACCAAGGTGCTCGCTGAAACCGGCGGCGCGACCTTCGTTGACTATGCCAACATCGACAAGGCTCCCGAAGAGCGCGAGCGCGGCATCACCATTTCGACCGCCCACGTCGAATATGAGACCGAAGCCCGTCACTACGCGCACGTCGACTGCCCGGGTCACGCCGACTACGTCAAGAACATGATCACCGGTGCGGCCCAGATGGACGGCGCCATCCTCGTCGTTTCGGCCACCGACGGCCCGATGCCGCAGACCCGCGAGCACATCCTGCTCGCCCGCCAGGTCGGCGTGCCGCAGCTCGTCGTATTCATGAACAAGGTCGACCTCGTTGACGATCCGGAAATCCTTGAGCTCGTCGAGCTGGAAATCCGCGAGCTGCTGTCGTCTTACGACTTCGACGGCGACAACATCCCCGTCATCCCCGGCTCGGCCGTGAAGGCGCTGGACGGCACGAACGACGAAATCGGCAAGCAGGCCGTTCTGAAGCTGATGGAAGCGGTCGACACCTTCATCCCGCAGCCGGAGCGTCCGATCGACAAGCCCTTCCTGATGCCGATCGAAGACGTGTTCTCGATCTCGGGCCGCGGCACCGTCGTGACCGGCCGTGTCGAAACCGGCATCGTCAAGGTTGGTGAAGAAGTCGAAATCGTCGGCATCAAGGACACCCGCAAGACCACCGTCACCGGCGTCGAAATGTTCCGCAAGCTGCTCGACGAAGGTCGGGCGGGCGACAATATCGGTGCGCTGATCCGTGGCGTGGGCCGTGAAGAAGTCGAGCGCGGTCAGGTTCTGGCCAAGCCCGGCACCATCACCCCGCACACCGAGTTCGACGCCGAAGTCTACGTTTTGTCGAAGGAAGAAGGCGGCCGTCACACCCCGTTCTTTGCGAACTATCGTCCGCAGTTCTACTTCCGCACCACCGACGTGACCGGCGAAGTGATCCTGCCCGAGGGCACCGAGATGGTCATGCCGGGCGACAATGTGAAGCTCGGCGTCAAGCTGATCGCTCCGATCGCGATGGACCAGGGTCTGCGCTTCGCGATCCGCGAAGGCGGCCGGACCGTCGGCGCAGGGGTTGTCGGCACGATCTCGAAGTAA
- the fusA gene encoding elongation factor G, whose protein sequence is MARSHPLERYRNFGIMAHIDAGKTTTTERILYYTGKSYKIGEVHDGAATMDWMEQEQERGITITSAATTCVWKAEEGKGPEHRLNIIDTPGHVDFTIEVERSLRVLDGAVAAFDGVAGVEPQSETVWRQADKYKVPRMCFINKLDRTGANFYYCVQTIIDRLGATPAVLYLPIGAESEFKGLVDLVENRAIIWKDENLGAEFSYEEIPADLADKAAEYREKLIELAVEQDDEAMEAYLEGNLPDTATLKKLIRKGTLNQSFVPVLCGSAFKNKGVQPLLDAVVDYLPSPLDIEDVQGINPDTEQPDSRATADDAPFSGLAFKIMNDPFVGSLTFLRVYSGTLTKGTYLNSVKDKKEKIGRMLLMHANSREDIDAAYAGDIVALAGMKETTTGDTLCAERQPIILERMEFPEPVIELSVEPKTKADQEKMGVALNRLAAEDPSFRVTTDHESGQTIIKGMGELHLEILVDRMKREFKVEANVGAPQVAYREYLKKAVDVDYTHKKQSGGTGQFGRIKVKLTPGERGAGIIFKDEIKGGNIPKEYIPAIEKGMRETAATGSLIGFPIIDFEINLYDGAYHDVDSSALAFEITGRAAMREAAQKAGITLLEPVMKVEVVTPEEYLGDVIGDMNSRRGQIQGTDTRGNAQVVEAMVPLANMFGYVNSLRSFTQGRANYSMIFSHYDEVPQNVADEVKAKMA, encoded by the coding sequence ATGGCCCGCAGCCATCCGCTCGAACGCTATCGCAATTTCGGTATCATGGCGCATATCGACGCCGGCAAGACCACCACGACCGAGCGCATCCTTTATTATACCGGCAAGTCCTACAAGATCGGCGAAGTCCATGACGGCGCCGCCACCATGGACTGGATGGAGCAGGAGCAGGAGCGTGGCATCACCATCACGTCGGCTGCGACGACCTGCGTGTGGAAGGCCGAAGAGGGCAAGGGCCCCGAGCATCGCCTGAACATCATCGACACTCCCGGCCACGTCGACTTCACCATCGAAGTCGAACGTTCGCTGCGCGTGCTGGACGGCGCGGTCGCCGCGTTCGATGGCGTTGCGGGCGTTGAGCCGCAGTCGGAAACCGTGTGGCGCCAGGCGGACAAGTATAAGGTGCCGCGGATGTGCTTCATCAACAAGCTCGACCGCACCGGCGCCAATTTCTATTATTGCGTGCAGACGATCATCGATCGCCTGGGCGCGACCCCGGCCGTCCTCTATCTGCCCATCGGCGCGGAATCGGAGTTCAAGGGTCTGGTCGATCTGGTCGAGAATCGCGCGATCATCTGGAAGGATGAGAATCTGGGCGCGGAATTCTCCTATGAGGAAATTCCGGCCGATCTCGCCGACAAGGCCGCCGAATATCGCGAAAAGCTGATCGAACTCGCCGTCGAACAGGACGACGAGGCGATGGAAGCCTATCTCGAAGGCAATCTGCCCGACACCGCGACGCTCAAGAAGCTGATCCGCAAGGGTACGCTGAACCAGTCGTTCGTGCCGGTCCTGTGCGGTTCGGCGTTCAAGAACAAGGGCGTGCAGCCGCTGCTCGACGCGGTCGTGGACTATCTGCCTTCGCCGCTCGACATCGAAGACGTGCAGGGCATCAATCCCGACACCGAACAGCCCGACAGCCGCGCGACTGCGGACGACGCGCCCTTCTCGGGCCTGGCGTTCAAGATCATGAACGATCCGTTCGTCGGTTCGCTGACCTTCCTGCGCGTCTATTCGGGCACGTTGACGAAGGGCACTTATCTGAACTCGGTCAAGGACAAGAAGGAAAAGATCGGCCGTATGCTCCTCATGCACGCGAATTCGCGTGAGGACATCGATGCCGCCTATGCCGGTGACATCGTCGCGCTGGCCGGCATGAAGGAAACCACCACCGGCGATACGCTTTGCGCGGAGCGCCAGCCGATCATTCTGGAGCGGATGGAATTCCCCGAGCCGGTGATCGAGCTGTCGGTGGAGCCCAAGACCAAGGCCGACCAGGAAAAGATGGGCGTCGCGCTCAACCGCCTGGCCGCCGAAGATCCGTCCTTCCGCGTCACGACCGATCACGAATCGGGCCAGACCATCATCAAGGGCATGGGCGAACTCCACCTTGAAATCCTGGTCGACCGCATGAAGCGCGAGTTCAAGGTCGAGGCGAATGTCGGCGCGCCGCAGGTGGCCTATCGCGAATATCTCAAGAAGGCCGTCGACGTCGACTATACCCACAAGAAGCAGTCGGGCGGCACCGGCCAGTTCGGCCGCATCAAGGTGAAGCTGACGCCGGGCGAACGCGGCGCGGGCATCATCTTCAAGGACGAGATCAAGGGCGGCAATATTCCCAAGGAATATATCCCCGCGATCGAAAAGGGCATGCGCGAAACCGCGGCCACCGGCTCGCTGATCGGCTTCCCGATCATCGACTTCGAAATCAACCTGTATGACGGCGCCTATCATGACGTCGACTCGTCGGCGTTGGCGTTCGAAATCACCGGTCGCGCGGCGATGCGTGAAGCGGCGCAGAAGGCAGGTATCACGTTGCTCGAGCCGGTCATGAAGGTCGAAGTCGTCACCCCGGAAGAATATCTGGGCGACGTCATTGGCGACATGAACAGCCGTCGCGGTCAGATCCAGGGCACCGACACCCGCGGCAACGCGCAGGTCGTCGAGGCGATGGTCCCGCTGGCCAACATGTTCGGCTATGTGAACTCGCTGCGTTCCTTCACCCAGGGGCGCGCGAACTATTCGATGATCTTCTCGCACTATGACGAAGTGCCGCAGAATGTGGCGGACGAAGTCAAGGCGAAGATGGCCTGA
- the rpsG gene encoding 30S ribosomal protein S7 has product MSRRRRPEKRVILPDPKFGDIVLSKFMNSIMQDGKKAVAESIVYGALETVETKSKKDPIGMFHDALNNVKPGIEVRSRRVGGATYQVPVEVRPERAQALAIRWLITASRNRSETTMAARLSGELLDAANNRGNAVKKREDTHRMAEANRAFSHYRW; this is encoded by the coding sequence ATGTCACGTCGTCGTCGCCCCGAAAAGCGCGTTATCCTGCCCGATCCCAAGTTCGGTGATATCGTGCTGTCGAAGTTCATGAACAGCATCATGCAGGACGGCAAGAAGGCCGTCGCCGAGTCCATCGTTTACGGTGCGCTCGAAACCGTCGAAACGAAGTCCAAGAAGGACCCGATCGGCATGTTCCATGATGCGCTGAACAATGTGAAGCCCGGCATTGAGGTCCGTAGCCGCCGCGTCGGTGGTGCGACCTATCAGGTTCCCGTCGAAGTGCGCCCCGAGCGCGCCCAGGCGCTGGCCATCCGCTGGCTGATCACCGCGTCGCGCAACCGCAGCGAAACCACCATGGCCGCCCGTCTGTCGGGTGAGCTGTTGGACGCCGCCAACAACCGCGGCAATGCGGTCAAGAAGCGCGAAGACACGCACCGCATGGCGGAAGCGAACCGCGCCTTCTCGCACTACCGCTGGTAA
- the rpsL gene encoding 30S ribosomal protein S12 — translation MPTINQLVRKGRELQKTKSKVPAMEANPQKRGVCTRVYTTTPKKPNSALRKVAKVRLVNQREVITYIPGEGHNLQEHSVVLIRGGRVRDLPGVRYHVLRGVLDTQGVKDRKQSRSKYGAKRPK, via the coding sequence ATGCCAACAATCAACCAGCTGGTCCGCAAGGGCCGCGAGCTGCAGAAGACCAAGTCGAAGGTCCCTGCAATGGAAGCGAACCCGCAAAAGCGCGGCGTTTGCACCCGTGTTTACACGACGACCCCGAAGAAGCCGAACTCGGCTCTCCGCAAGGTGGCGAAGGTGCGTCTGGTCAACCAGCGCGAAGTCATCACCTATATTCCGGGTGAAGGCCACAACCTTCAGGAGCACAGCGTTGTGCTGATCCGCGGCGGCCGCGTGCGCGACCTTCCCGGTGTGCGCTATCACGTGCTGCGCGGCGTTCTGGATACCCAGGGCGTCAAGGACCGTAAGCAGAGCCGTTCGAAGTACGGCGCGAAGCGTCCGAAGTAA
- a CDS encoding EAL domain-containing protein, producing the protein MTQLSTITGEFQNPDMEAAFQADRLPESQRHARMLFLLSALLNLLFLLSDWRFAGTPHFWVAVPARVAVILWSLACLSFSRHMVNFRAVERICFAWQVATAIGVAFLVSSRSDIAIFVLVMLPLIFYLVVPTSFRGNVGGGLGCGVALLIGYMAPAPLSPTAPGMVMAVLILHCGMWIAIARTNRLQRKAWTASQMAQNARAALASNGETLERMFMSVPIPLLVTRPDGTVVRFNDAAARAFGTEDDISRVHMLGEGSTAVSGTWGSLRDCIAKGQEIDNCECRIVSRDSAVHDVLLSSRPIVIRGEDCILSSIVDITARKEAERHLAHLAMTDALTGLANRSHFMATLTQAAGATSRTGGQMAVVLIDVDEFKRINDSAGHDAGDALLGAVADRLREAVRPGDLVARMGGDEFAVLLTRLRTATDLDTILARMTDQLHRPLSHGTRDIDCRVSMGVALFPEHAGDMADLMKHADIALYEAKNGGRGRACLFEPHLLERWQREARMLERARDALIHAPPAPWYQPKVDLTTGKVIGFEALLRCVRPDGSIIMPGEIAAAFEHSELGRVITERMLTQVLADCRRWQDEGLDFGHVAINVPGVELHDGSFPDRLLEQMAAAGVPPHRIELEVTESVFLGRNAEVVERSLHRLSAAGLSIALDDFGTGYASLSHLKQFPIDIIKIDRRFIHDVETDPDDAAIVRTVLNLAYSLGIRTVAEGVENPRQLDYLRAGGCHYGQGFHFGSATPACHVPPMLGWNPAYETLGPA; encoded by the coding sequence GTGACCCAGCTTTCGACGATTACCGGCGAATTTCAAAATCCGGACATGGAAGCCGCTTTCCAGGCGGACCGCCTGCCCGAGTCGCAGCGCCATGCCCGAATGTTGTTCCTGCTTTCCGCATTGCTCAACCTGCTGTTCCTGCTGAGCGACTGGCGCTTCGCGGGGACGCCGCATTTCTGGGTCGCCGTGCCCGCCCGCGTCGCTGTCATACTCTGGTCGCTGGCCTGCCTGTCCTTCAGCCGCCATATGGTGAATTTCCGCGCAGTGGAGCGCATCTGCTTCGCCTGGCAGGTGGCGACCGCGATCGGCGTCGCCTTCCTCGTCTCCTCGCGCAGCGACATCGCCATCTTCGTGCTGGTGATGCTGCCGCTGATCTTCTACCTCGTCGTCCCCACCAGCTTTCGCGGCAATGTCGGCGGCGGCCTGGGCTGCGGGGTGGCGCTGCTGATCGGCTATATGGCGCCTGCCCCGCTGTCCCCGACCGCGCCGGGCATGGTCATGGCGGTCCTGATCCTGCATTGCGGCATGTGGATCGCGATCGCGCGCACCAACCGCCTGCAGCGCAAGGCATGGACAGCTAGCCAGATGGCGCAAAACGCCCGCGCCGCGCTTGCCAGCAACGGCGAGACGCTGGAGCGGATGTTCATGAGCGTGCCCATTCCCCTGCTCGTCACCCGGCCGGACGGCACGGTGGTGCGGTTCAACGATGCCGCCGCCCGCGCTTTCGGCACGGAGGACGACATATCGCGCGTCCACATGCTGGGCGAAGGCTCCACCGCCGTTTCGGGAACATGGGGAAGCCTGCGCGACTGCATCGCAAAGGGGCAGGAGATCGACAATTGCGAATGCCGCATCGTCTCCCGCGACAGCGCGGTCCATGACGTCCTGCTTTCCTCCCGCCCGATCGTGATACGCGGCGAGGATTGCATCCTCTCCAGCATCGTCGACATCACCGCCCGCAAGGAGGCCGAGCGCCACCTGGCCCATCTCGCCATGACCGACGCGCTGACCGGCCTTGCCAACCGATCGCACTTCATGGCGACGCTGACCCAGGCGGCCGGCGCCACCAGCCGCACCGGCGGACAGATGGCGGTGGTGCTGATCGACGTCGACGAATTCAAGCGGATCAACGACAGCGCCGGCCATGACGCCGGCGACGCGCTGCTCGGCGCCGTGGCCGATCGGCTGCGCGAAGCCGTGCGCCCCGGCGATCTGGTCGCGCGCATGGGCGGCGACGAATTCGCCGTGCTGCTCACCCGCCTGCGCACGGCAACGGACCTCGACACCATTCTCGCCCGCATGACCGACCAGCTCCACCGCCCGCTAAGCCACGGCACGCGCGACATAGACTGCCGCGTCTCCATGGGCGTCGCGCTCTTCCCGGAGCATGCCGGCGACATGGCCGACCTTATGAAACATGCCGACATCGCGCTGTATGAGGCGAAGAATGGCGGCCGCGGGCGAGCCTGCCTTTTCGAACCGCATCTGCTCGAACGCTGGCAGCGCGAGGCGCGGATGCTGGAGCGGGCCCGCGACGCGCTGATCCACGCGCCGCCCGCGCCCTGGTATCAGCCCAAGGTCGACCTGACGACGGGCAAGGTCATCGGTTTCGAGGCGCTGCTGCGCTGTGTCAGGCCCGACGGGTCGATCATCATGCCGGGCGAGATCGCCGCCGCCTTCGAACATTCAGAACTGGGCCGCGTCATCACCGAACGCATGCTGACGCAGGTGCTGGCCGATTGCCGCCGCTGGCAGGACGAGGGCTTGGATTTCGGCCATGTCGCGATCAACGTGCCGGGCGTCGAACTGCATGACGGCAGCTTTCCCGACCGGCTGCTGGAGCAGATGGCCGCCGCCGGCGTGCCGCCACACCGGATCGAGCTGGAGGTCACGGAATCGGTGTTCCTTGGCCGCAACGCCGAAGTGGTGGAGCGCAGTCTTCATCGCCTGAGCGCCGCCGGCCTCTCCATCGCGCTCGACGATTTCGGCACCGGCTATGCCTCGCTCTCGCACCTCAAACAATTTCCGATCGACATCATCAAGATCGACCGGCGCTTCATCCACGACGTGGAAACGGACCCCGACGACGCGGCCATCGTGCGCACGGTGCTCAACCTCGCCTACAGCCTGGGCATCCGAACCGTGGCCGAGGGCGTGGAAAATCCGCGCCAGTTGGACTATCTGCGCGCCGGCGGATGCCATTACGGCCAGGGCTTCCATTTCGGCTCCGCCACACCGGCTTGCCATGTGCCCCCTATGCTTGGTTGGAATCCCGCCTACGAAACCCTTGGTCCGGCGTAG
- a CDS encoding M23 family metallopeptidase — protein sequence MSQQSKTGAAALWARMTAQCSKLCPEREIFLRSGGQVKFIRISRKAQLVAAGLVSSALIGWAGLTLSMAASSARIEQDRAALTAQGKAVASTASQVATYRKSVDQLVHELEERQDFMDDLYRTHFGKEDAAPAQDVVGKADAGTRAHKLDTRISSAPEAAPLLQLDARQRRFAALLTGAVQQRADKAAAAIRSFGLNPDSLARNAARAQGGPFVPWEGQDAMPGEFEKLAKALSRMEFLEASLLAIPSGKPTATPMLSSSYGYRSDPFNGHAAFHAGLDFPGSMGQPILAAASGKVSFVGQRSGYGNVVEVTHGNGLMTRYAHLSAFDARVGQPVTRGEKIARMGSTGRSTGPHLHFEVRVNGNPINPRRFLEARKDVLQIQQIATARLADVGNRG from the coding sequence TTGTCGCAACAGAGCAAGACGGGGGCAGCCGCCCTCTGGGCCAGGATGACTGCCCAGTGTTCGAAGCTGTGCCCGGAGCGGGAGATTTTCCTGCGCTCGGGCGGCCAGGTGAAGTTCATCCGCATTTCGCGCAAAGCGCAGCTTGTCGCCGCGGGCCTTGTCTCGTCCGCGCTGATCGGTTGGGCAGGCCTCACTCTGTCCATGGCCGCCAGCAGCGCGAGGATCGAGCAGGACCGCGCCGCCCTGACCGCGCAGGGCAAGGCCGTCGCCAGCACCGCCAGCCAGGTCGCAACCTACCGCAAGTCCGTCGACCAGCTCGTCCATGAGCTGGAAGAACGGCAGGATTTCATGGACGACCTCTACCGCACCCATTTCGGCAAGGAGGATGCAGCCCCCGCCCAGGATGTGGTCGGCAAGGCCGATGCCGGGACCAGAGCGCACAAGCTCGACACCAGGATCAGCAGCGCGCCCGAAGCTGCACCGCTGCTCCAGCTCGATGCGCGGCAACGGCGCTTCGCCGCCCTGCTGACCGGCGCGGTCCAGCAGCGCGCCGACAAGGCCGCCGCCGCGATCCGCAGCTTCGGCCTCAATCCCGACAGCCTCGCCCGCAACGCTGCCCGCGCACAGGGCGGCCCCTTCGTCCCGTGGGAAGGGCAGGACGCGATGCCCGGCGAGTTCGAAAAGCTGGCCAAGGCGCTGTCCCGCATGGAATTTCTCGAAGCCAGCCTGCTCGCCATCCCCTCCGGCAAACCGACCGCGACGCCGATGCTGAGCAGCAGCTATGGCTATCGCAGCGATCCGTTCAACGGCCATGCCGCCTTCCATGCGGGCCTCGATTTCCCCGGCAGCATGGGCCAGCCGATCCTGGCCGCCGCATCGGGCAAGGTCAGCTTCGTCGGCCAGCGCAGCGGCTATGGCAATGTGGTGGAGGTCACGCACGGCAATGGCCTGATGACCCGCTACGCCCATCTGTCAGCCTTCGATGCCCGCGTCGGCCAGCCCGTCACGCGGGGCGAAAAGATCGCCCGCATGGGCTCGACCGGCCGCTCCACCGGTCCGCATCTCCATTTCGAGGTGCGCGTGAACGGCAATCCCATCAACCCCCGCCGCTTCCTCGAGGCCCGCAAAGATGTTCTCCAGATCCAGCAAATCGCCACGGCGCGCCTCGCAGATGTCGGCAACCGGGGCTAA
- a CDS encoding bactofilin family protein, whose product MSATGAKNTPFSLIGSDVTISGNLTASVDLHIDGTVEGDISCAALVQGPDSRITGHVAAQSARLAGLVDGSITAEELVVESSARITGDVIYDNISIAPGSRIEGRFTHKQNGPVTVGELKLIANDSAG is encoded by the coding sequence ATGTCGGCAACCGGGGCTAAGAACACCCCCTTCTCCCTGATCGGCAGCGACGTGACGATCAGCGGCAACCTGACCGCCAGCGTCGACCTGCATATCGACGGCACGGTCGAAGGCGACATAAGCTGCGCCGCCCTGGTGCAGGGGCCGGACAGCCGCATCACCGGCCATGTCGCGGCGCAAAGCGCGCGGCTTGCGGGCCTGGTCGACGGATCGATCACGGCAGAGGAATTGGTGGTGGAAAGCAGCGCCCGCATCACCGGCGACGTGATCTATGACAATATCTCGATCGCACCGGGCAGCCGCATCGAAGGGCGCTTCACGCACAAGCAAAATGGGCCGGTCACTGTGGGCGAACTCAAGCTGATCGCCAACGACAGCGCCGGCTGA
- the infC gene encoding translation initiation factor IF-3, translating to MMRRPMAPPPKSGPRYNEFITVPKVRVIDDEGENLGVMFTQEAMERAYELGLDLVEVSPTADPPVCKFLDIGKYKYEAQKKANIARKTQKTQELKEIKMRPNIDDHDYDTKMKKVHDFIGDGDKVKITLRFRGRELSHQQLGMQLLQRVAENVGEIAKVEAYPRMEGRQMLMVLAPK from the coding sequence ATGATGCGCCGCCCGATGGCGCCGCCGCCTAAGTCCGGTCCCCGTTACAATGAGTTCATCACCGTGCCCAAGGTGCGCGTGATCGATGACGAAGGCGAAAATCTGGGCGTGATGTTTACGCAGGAGGCCATGGAGCGCGCTTACGAACTGGGCCTGGACCTGGTCGAAGTGTCGCCCACCGCCGATCCGCCGGTTTGCAAGTTCCTCGACATCGGCAAGTATAAGTACGAGGCCCAGAAAAAGGCGAATATCGCCCGCAAGACCCAGAAGACGCAGGAACTCAAAGAGATCAAGATGCGTCCGAACATCGACGATCATGACTATGATACGAAGATGAAGAAGGTCCATGACTTCATTGGCGATGGCGACAAGGTGAAGATTACCCTTCGTTTCCGTGGCCGCGAATTGTCGCACCAGCAGCTCGGCATGCAGCTTCTCCAGCGCGTGGCGGAAAATGTGGGCGAGATCGCCAAGGTTGAAGCCTATCCGCGCATGGAAGGCCGCCAGATGCTGATGGTGCTGGCGCCGAAATAA
- the thrS gene encoding threonine--tRNA ligase, which translates to MLKITLPDGSVREVAPGTTPADIAAAIGPGLAKAAIAARVDGELRDIMRPLEGDAQLALVTSRDEADALELARHDFAHVLAEAVQALFPGTQITFGPSTDDGFYYDFAPKDRPFTEEDLPLVEAKMREIIAADKPLRREVWKREELIARWKAEGETFKAEWAAELPEGEELTVYWSGNEWLDMCRGPHLASTGKLDPAAFKLTRVSGAYWRGDQKNAMLSRVYGTGWLNKKQLDAHLTRLEEAGKRDHRKLGAEMDLFHLQQEAHGSAFWHPKGYLIWRELEAYMRRAIDAAGYREVKTPQVMDARQWEQSGHWGKYRENMFVIPDEVPNVADEGPLVSDDADWMALKPMNCPAHILIFKQGIKSYRDLPLRFYENGCCHRNEPHGALHGLMRVRQFTQDDAHIFCREDQIVEEVRAFCALADRIYKDFGFTYSIKLALRPDKRFGTEEMWDKAEEELRNAVAAAGLNTPEYGWEELPGEGAFYAPKLEWHLTDAIGRTWQVGTIQSDRVLPERLDASYVAEDGERHRPVMLHRAIFGSYERFIGILIEHYAGKFPLWLAPVQAVVATIVSDADSYAQAVVEKLRAAGIRAETDVRNEKINYKVREHSLAKVPNLLVVGRREADEGTVALRELGKEGQSILSIEDVIARLAKESRAPDMQ; encoded by the coding sequence ATGCTCAAGATCACCCTGCCCGATGGTTCCGTGCGTGAAGTCGCGCCCGGCACTACCCCGGCGGACATTGCGGCGGCGATCGGGCCGGGTCTGGCCAAGGCCGCCATCGCCGCGCGAGTCGATGGCGAGCTGCGCGATATCATGCGGCCGCTGGAGGGTGACGCGCAACTGGCGCTGGTGACGTCGCGGGATGAGGCCGACGCGCTGGAACTGGCGCGGCATGACTTCGCGCATGTGCTAGCGGAAGCGGTGCAGGCGCTGTTTCCGGGGACGCAGATCACTTTTGGCCCTTCGACCGACGATGGCTTTTATTATGATTTCGCGCCGAAGGACCGCCCTTTCACCGAGGAAGACCTCCCGCTTGTCGAAGCGAAGATGCGCGAGATCATCGCCGCCGACAAGCCGCTGCGCCGCGAAGTGTGGAAGCGCGAGGAGCTGATCGCCCGCTGGAAGGCCGAAGGCGAGACGTTCAAGGCCGAATGGGCCGCCGAACTGCCCGAAGGCGAGGAACTGACGGTCTATTGGTCGGGCAATGAATGGCTCGACATGTGCCGGGGGCCGCATCTGGCCTCAACGGGCAAGCTCGATCCGGCGGCGTTCAAGCTGACCCGCGTGTCCGGCGCCTATTGGCGCGGCGACCAGAAAAATGCCATGCTTTCGCGTGTCTATGGCACCGGCTGGCTCAACAAGAAGCAACTCGACGCCCACCTGACGCGGTTGGAGGAAGCGGGCAAGCGCGACCATCGCAAGCTGGGCGCGGAGATGGACCTGTTCCACCTCCAGCAGGAAGCGCATGGGTCGGCCTTCTGGCATCCCAAGGGCTATCTGATCTGGCGTGAGCTGGAGGCCTATATGCGCCGCGCTATCGATGCGGCGGGCTATCGCGAGGTCAAGACGCCGCAGGTGATGGACGCGCGCCAATGGGAGCAGTCCGGCCACTGGGGCAAATATCGCGAAAATATGTTCGTCATCCCCGACGAAGTGCCCAATGTTGCCGACGAAGGCCCGCTGGTGTCGGACGATGCCGACTGGATGGCCTTGAAGCCCATGAACTGTCCGGCGCACATCCTGATCTTCAAGCAGGGGATCAAAAGCTATCGCGATCTGCCGCTGCGTTTCTACGAAAATGGCTGCTGCCATCGCAACGAGCCGCATGGCGCGCTGCATGGGCTGATGCGCGTGCGTCAGTTCACGCAGGATGATGCGCATATCTTCTGCCGCGAAGACCAGATCGTGGAGGAAGTCCGCGCCTTCTGTGCGCTGGCCGACCGCATCTACAAGGATTTCGGTTTCACTTATTCGATCAAGCTGGCGCTTCGCCCAGACAAGCGCTTCGGCACTGAGGAAATGTGGGACAAGGCCGAGGAAGAGCTGCGCAACGCCGTTGCGGCGGCGGGGCTGAACACGCCGGAATATGGCTGGGAAGAGCTGCCGGGCGAAGGCGCCTTCTACGCGCCCAAGCTGGAATGGCATCTGACCGACGCGATCGGCCGCACCTGGCAGGTGGGCACCATCCAGTCCGACCGCGTGTTGCCCGAACGACTCGACGCTTCCTATGTGGCCGAAGATGGCGAGCGGCACCGGCCGGTGATGCTCCATCGGGCGATTTTCGGCTCCTATGAGCGCTTCATCGGCATATTGATCGAACATTATGCGGGCAAATTCCCGCTCTGGCTGGCGCCGGTTCAGGCGGTGGTGGCGACCATCGTGTCGGACGCAGATAGCTATGCGCAGGCAGTGGTCGAGAAGCTGCGGGCAGCTGGAATCCGGGCGGAAACCGACGTTCGCAATGAGAAGATCAATTACAAGGTGCGTGAGCATAGCCTCGCAAAAGTGCCGAATTTGCTGGTCGTCGGCCGACGCGAGGCCGATGAGGGCACGGTGGCGCTGCGCGAGTTGGGCAAGGAGGGGCAGAGTATCCTTTCCATCGAGGATGTGATCGCCCGTCTTGCAAAAGAGAGCCGAGCACCCGATATGCAGTGA